One genomic region from Glaciimonas sp. PAMC28666 encodes:
- a CDS encoding trimeric intracellular cation channel family protein encodes MLLHTIYLVAIVAEAMSGAIMGMRRDMDLFGICLIGTVTALGGGTIRDVLLGHYPLSWIANPEYLLFTIGAAIVTAVVARVLHHARTVFLVVDGLGLVAFTVIGCNVAMSSGMAPGIVVVAGLITGIFGGVLRDVLCNEIPWVLRRELYATVSLLTGGLYVGLLSLKIDINIASLVAIGAGFLFRLLAIRFHWRLPSFNGATIRGLD; translated from the coding sequence TTGCTTTTACATACCATCTATCTGGTTGCTATCGTTGCCGAAGCAATGTCAGGCGCAATCATGGGCATGCGCCGCGACATGGATCTTTTTGGAATTTGCCTGATCGGGACCGTCACTGCGTTAGGTGGTGGCACGATCCGCGATGTGCTGTTAGGTCACTATCCGTTGAGCTGGATCGCCAACCCTGAATATTTACTCTTCACCATCGGCGCAGCGATCGTCACGGCAGTGGTTGCACGTGTTCTGCATCATGCAAGGACGGTATTTCTAGTCGTGGATGGCTTAGGGCTGGTAGCATTCACCGTTATAGGCTGCAACGTTGCCATGTCCAGCGGAATGGCGCCGGGAATCGTGGTCGTGGCCGGACTCATTACCGGGATTTTCGGTGGCGTGTTGCGAGACGTCTTATGCAACGAGATTCCATGGGTCTTGCGGCGCGAACTCTACGCTACGGTGTCTCTGCTAACCGGCGGGTTATATGTTGGCTTGCTGTCGTTGAAGATCGATATCAATATCGCATCGCTGGTGGCCATCGGCGCCGGCTTTTTGTTTCGATTGCTGGCAATCCGGTTTCACTGGCGATTGCCAAGCTTTAATGGCGCCACCATTCGAGGGCTGGATTAA
- a CDS encoding bifunctional diguanylate cyclase/phosphodiesterase, with the protein MHELSPLAPFGLAKAPNNTLVTPSLRTALSEAVVPDFVEQAASFGRWWYDFRTDQVVLSSNAASMLGVQSRWYPTLKSCFIHILRDDLSMLEETLKSESAEGGSVECEFRVVNEIHGMHWFSLISSPQSARKHAVRSGLILETTAAKHTAVRERLSFESTQFLLRTDTLGNAVTKVIKLVCENLGWEWGAYWAVEPSATALQELSCKHFWHDPAYSLDIFTADSVTMRMAAGVGAVGQVWQTGEARWIENLGSAPGFLRSNGAANSGLQSGYVFPVVYVTDDGHRHSPGVLEFYSRLSRQRDAQLPILSATIGVLIAQTAQRLEQQETIRQLAQIDGLTELANRTYFYHMLDLACENSTASTKSFGLIFIDLDRFKPVNDAFGHEAGNVVLREFAQRLQALAPIGSYVGRLGGDEFAILLIPQNTTLPLGEQLNTVAANVLRAARIPFLFDGNDMTVSASVGISVFPENGMTSPELLRGADTAMYRIKKNGRNAHSFFSDSTSHTLAVQQSDVAQRMTMEAELHQALTDNAFFLEYQPIFNGNGEHMHAVEALIRWRRANGDIVSPEIFIPIAEQSTLIINIGRWVLRRACADLAHLHRSGFSHLEMHVNTAPPEFMIADLPGEVSAILRESGISPHHLCLELTEGMLVHQPDKVISVMQALRELGVGISLDDFGVGYSSLSRVKRLPISSVKIDRSFVRGLPHVTEDKAIVRAMIELGRHMNLRVIAEGVETDEQLDFLRQHGCNLIQGYILGRPMSLDALIALHRPR; encoded by the coding sequence ATGCATGAACTATCTCCCTTGGCACCGTTTGGTTTGGCCAAAGCGCCGAATAACACTCTGGTAACTCCATCCCTACGGACTGCCCTCTCCGAAGCAGTCGTCCCCGATTTTGTCGAACAAGCTGCGTCCTTCGGACGATGGTGGTACGATTTTAGAACCGATCAGGTGGTGCTATCGTCAAATGCGGCAAGTATGCTAGGGGTGCAATCGAGATGGTATCCGACGCTAAAAAGTTGCTTTATTCACATATTGCGCGATGACTTGTCGATGCTGGAGGAGACGCTAAAATCAGAGAGCGCGGAGGGTGGCTCGGTCGAATGTGAATTTCGGGTTGTTAATGAAATCCACGGAATGCATTGGTTTAGCCTGATATCGTCGCCTCAGTCAGCCCGAAAGCATGCAGTGCGCAGTGGCCTCATCCTGGAAACTACTGCAGCGAAGCATACTGCCGTCCGCGAACGACTGAGTTTTGAATCCACACAATTTTTGTTGCGCACGGACACGCTCGGCAACGCCGTAACCAAAGTTATCAAACTAGTGTGTGAAAATTTAGGTTGGGAATGGGGCGCGTATTGGGCAGTGGAACCCAGCGCGACGGCGTTGCAGGAACTTTCATGTAAACATTTCTGGCACGACCCGGCTTATTCCCTCGATATATTTACCGCCGACAGCGTTACCATGCGAATGGCAGCGGGGGTTGGTGCGGTTGGTCAGGTGTGGCAGACCGGCGAAGCGCGTTGGATCGAAAATTTGGGAAGCGCACCCGGCTTTTTGCGCTCTAACGGTGCGGCGAATTCGGGCTTACAGTCCGGTTACGTATTTCCGGTCGTTTATGTGACGGATGACGGCCACAGGCATAGTCCGGGGGTCTTGGAATTTTATAGCAGACTATCGCGTCAGCGTGACGCTCAGTTGCCGATACTTTCAGCGACGATTGGCGTGTTGATTGCGCAGACGGCGCAACGCCTGGAGCAACAGGAGACCATTCGCCAGTTAGCGCAAATAGATGGTTTAACCGAATTGGCGAACCGCACCTATTTTTATCACATGCTTGATCTGGCCTGTGAGAATTCCACTGCATCGACTAAGTCGTTTGGCTTGATATTTATTGATTTGGATCGCTTCAAACCGGTGAATGACGCATTCGGCCACGAGGCTGGAAACGTGGTTTTACGCGAATTTGCACAACGTTTGCAAGCGCTTGCGCCAATCGGAAGTTATGTCGGACGACTTGGCGGAGATGAGTTCGCTATTTTGTTGATTCCGCAAAACACGACATTGCCGCTTGGCGAACAATTGAATACGGTTGCTGCCAACGTGTTGCGGGCGGCGCGCATACCTTTTCTGTTTGACGGAAATGATATGACAGTGTCGGCCAGTGTCGGCATCAGCGTTTTTCCTGAAAATGGCATGACGAGTCCAGAACTATTGCGCGGCGCCGATACTGCCATGTATCGAATTAAAAAGAATGGCAGAAATGCGCACAGTTTTTTCTCGGACAGCACTTCGCATACTTTAGCGGTGCAGCAGTCCGACGTGGCGCAGCGAATGACCATGGAAGCTGAATTACATCAGGCGCTGACTGACAATGCATTTTTCCTGGAGTATCAGCCGATATTCAATGGTAATGGCGAGCACATGCACGCGGTGGAGGCGCTCATACGCTGGCGTCGCGCTAACGGGGACATCGTCAGTCCGGAAATATTTATTCCCATAGCGGAGCAAAGCACCCTTATTATAAATATCGGACGATGGGTCTTGCGTCGGGCATGTGCCGATCTGGCGCACTTGCATCGGTCGGGATTCAGTCATCTGGAAATGCACGTCAATACGGCACCGCCAGAATTTATGATTGCCGATTTGCCGGGTGAGGTCAGCGCAATTTTGCGAGAGTCGGGTATTTCGCCTCATCATCTTTGTCTGGAGCTGACCGAGGGAATGTTGGTGCATCAGCCCGATAAAGTGATTTCCGTGATGCAGGCGCTGCGCGAGCTTGGCGTGGGAATCAGTCTTGATGATTTTGGCGTTGGCTACTCGTCGCTTTCGCGCGTAAAAAGATTGCCCATCTCGTCCGTTAAAATCGATCGTTCCTTTGTGCGGGGCTTACCGCACGTAACGGAAGACAAGGCTATCGTGCGGGCGATGATCGAGCTCGGCCGGCACATGAATTTGCGTGTTATCGCTGAAGGTGTTGAAACGGACGAGCAATTAGACTTTCTGCGTCAACACGGTTGTAATTTAATTCAAGGATATATATTAGGTCGGCCCATGTCGCTTGATGCATTGATCGCACTACATCGACCCCGTTAG
- a CDS encoding DUF72 domain-containing protein: MKSRTCFIRVGIGGWTYAPWRDNFYPSDLVHARELEYASRQVTAIEINGTYYSTQKPATFARWAAETPDDFIFSVKAPRYSTNRRILAEAGESVERFINSGIAELGKKLGPILWQFAPTKHFDIADMTAFLALLPTKIDGVKLRHVLDVRHDSFMTPDFFKLTRKYKVASVFTDSPDYPSFADFSTDFVYIRLMCSESKTKSGYPPKALDAWAARVKNIVDGLKPADGEAFPNITAQSKQDVARDVFLFFINGAKERAPDGAIALLKRLG, encoded by the coding sequence ATGAAAAGTCGCACATGCTTTATACGCGTCGGTATAGGCGGATGGACCTATGCCCCCTGGCGCGATAACTTTTATCCTTCCGATCTGGTTCATGCCCGTGAATTGGAATATGCCAGCCGCCAGGTCACGGCAATAGAAATTAATGGCACCTATTACAGCACCCAGAAGCCTGCTACTTTCGCGCGGTGGGCCGCTGAAACCCCGGATGACTTCATTTTTTCCGTGAAGGCGCCGCGTTACAGTACAAATCGACGGATTTTGGCCGAGGCTGGTGAATCAGTCGAGCGTTTTATAAACAGTGGCATCGCCGAGCTCGGGAAAAAGTTGGGACCAATTTTATGGCAATTTGCGCCCACTAAACACTTCGATATCGCCGATATGACAGCTTTTCTGGCGTTGCTTCCGACGAAAATTGATGGTGTAAAACTGCGTCACGTTCTGGACGTGCGACACGATAGTTTTATGACGCCCGATTTTTTTAAGCTGACGCGAAAATATAAAGTAGCCAGCGTTTTTACGGACTCGCCAGACTATCCATCCTTCGCAGATTTTAGTACCGATTTTGTTTACATACGATTAATGTGCAGTGAGTCCAAAACAAAATCAGGTTATCCTCCGAAGGCGCTCGATGCATGGGCCGCCCGGGTAAAAAACATTGTTGATGGATTAAAGCCGGCTGACGGGGAGGCTTTCCCTAATATAACCGCTCAGTCCAAGCAGGACGTGGCGCGCGATGTGTTCTTGTTTTTCATCAATGGCGCCAAAGAACGCGCCCCTGATGGCGCGATCGCTTTATTAAAGCGATTAGGTTGA
- a CDS encoding NUDIX hydrolase: protein MKFCSECAHPVSLQIPPDDTRPRFVCSNCGTIHYQNPKMVVGSIPVWEHEGETRILLCKRAIEPRLGYWTLPAGFMENNETTEDAARRETEEEAGAKITLHGLFSMINVPHVHQVHLFYRATLLDLDYAAGIESLEVEMFTEAEIPWEDIAFPTVAYTLKAFFSDLKLVQKNDAKFALHTEDIYKPMRSN from the coding sequence ATGAAATTCTGCTCCGAATGCGCACATCCTGTATCTCTGCAAATTCCACCAGACGACACGCGTCCTCGCTTTGTCTGCAGCAATTGCGGGACGATCCACTATCAGAATCCGAAGATGGTGGTTGGGTCAATTCCAGTATGGGAACATGAAGGCGAAACGCGTATCTTGCTTTGCAAGCGGGCGATAGAACCTCGACTCGGGTACTGGACGCTTCCGGCGGGGTTTATGGAAAATAACGAGACCACTGAAGATGCTGCCCGCCGCGAAACCGAAGAGGAGGCCGGTGCCAAGATCACATTGCATGGACTTTTTTCCATGATCAACGTCCCACACGTTCATCAGGTGCATTTGTTTTATCGGGCCACCCTGCTCGACCTTGACTATGCCGCAGGTATTGAAAGTCTTGAGGTGGAGATGTTTACTGAAGCAGAAATTCCATGGGAAGATATTGCCTTCCCTACAGTTGCTTATACGCTAAAGGCATTTTTTAGCGATCTCAAATTAGTACAAAAAAACGATGCGAAATTTGCCCTGCATACCGAAGACATCTATAAACCAATGCGTAGTAACTGA